The window CGACGGCCCCCGGCATCTGTGGTTCAATCGCCGCGTTAGAAAAACAGGGGGGATCAACATGACCAAGTATACAGCGCTAGGTGCACTCGTTGGCGTGAGCTTGCTTGTATCGGCGACGTCCCACGCTCAATCAAGCAAGAGGACCGAACTGACAAAGGGTGACTTGACCGGCACGAATATGGAAATCGTTGTCGGGACGGTTGAAGTACCGCCCGGAGCGTCCGGAGTGCTTCATACCCACCCGGGCGATGAGGCCTATTATATTATCGACGGCGCCACCGCATTGTTGCCCGATGGCAAGCAAATTAACTTCGAACCGGGCGTAGCCAGAATCAACGTTCGCGATGTGCCCCACGGAGCTTTCCAAGTCATCGGCGACAAGACGCTTAAACTTCTTACCGTCCATATCGTCGATAAGGGCAAGCCGATGACGGTTCCGGTCAAATAGACCGCGCGTCAAATGACGCGCGCCGGACCGCCTCGCCGGTTCATGAGTGCGGGCCTAACCCGCCCGCGCCGCGCGGCGCAGCGATTGCGGCGGCTGGCCGAAGGCGCGGATGAAGGCGCGGCGCATCCGCTCCGGATCGCGAAAGCCGGTGAGTTGCGCGACGCGTTCGATCGCTTCGCTTGAGGACTGCACGCGCTGCCGTGCCACTTCGATGCGCAAACGCTCGACCGCTTTCGACGGCGTGGTGCCGGTCTCGGCGATGAAGGCGCGGGCAAAATGCCGCGAGCTCATGCCGGCCTGCTCGGCGAGATCCTCCACCGTCAGCGGCGCGTCGAGATGCTCGCGCGCCCAGGTCAACAGCGGTCCGAAGCGGCCGCTCGGCGCCTTCAATTCCAACAGCGAAGAGAATTGCGACTGACCGCCGCTGCGGCGGTGATAGAGCACGAGCTGGCGCGCGGTTTTTTGCGCGATCTCCTCGCCTAGATCCTCCGTCACCATGGCGAGCGCCAGATCGATGCCGGCGGTGATCCCCGCCGAAGTCCAGATGTTTCCGTCGCGGACGAAAATCTGGTCCGCCTCCAGCTTCACCTTGGGATAGGCGGAAAGAAAATGCCGCGTGCGCCCCCAATGCGTGGTGGCGCGGCGGCCGTCGAGCAGGCCGGCTTCGGCCAGGATGTAGGCGCCGGAGCAGACGCCGGCGACGCGGACGCCGCGTTTTGCAAGTCCCCGCACGAACGAAAGCGTCTTCGCGCAGATCGCAGGCGCTCGCGTGCCCATGCCGCCCGCGACGATCAAGGTTGAGATCGCGCCCGACGGCCGAAAGCCGCGTGCGAGCATCTCAGCGCCTGATGAGCTGCGCACCGGACCCGGCGTCGCGGCAAGAACCTTGATCGACGGAGCGGCACCCGCAAAGCGCGCCGCGATTTCGAACACCGAAATCGGGCCGGCCGCGTCCAGCAACTGGAAATCGGGAAATATCAGTACGCCGATCATGTTTGGGCTATGTCCTGAAATGAGGGAAATATGCCATTTCGGACAGAGGACGATCATGTCAGGATGTGCGGGTCAAGAAAAACCTTGGAGGCCCCCATGTCCGAACCGCTCCAGATTGGTCTCGTGCTGTTTCCAAAAGTCACTCAACTCGACTTCACCGGACCGCTGCAGGTGTTTTCGAGCGTGCCCGGCGCCAAGGTGCATCTGATCTGGAAACGGATCGAGCCGGTCGCGAGCGATACGCCTCTGGTGCTCACGCCCACCGTCAGCTTTGCCGATTGCCCGCAGCTCGACGTGATCTGCGTGCCGGGCGGGATCGGCAGCGATGACATGATCAATGACGAGGAGATGCTCGATTTCCTGCGCCGCCAGGCCGTCGGGGCAAAATACATCACCTCGGTCTGCACGGGATCGCTGGTGCTCGGCGCGGCCGGCCTGCTGCAGGGTTATCGCGCGGCAACCCACTGGACGGCGATGGAATATCTTTCGTCCTTTGGAGCTGTGCCGACGAAAACCCGGGTCTGCGTCGACCGCAACCGCGTCACCGGCGGCGGCGTCACCGCGGGGATCGATTTCGCCCTCACCCTGGTGTCGATGATGGTCGACCAGAAGGCCGCCGAGGCGGTCCAGCTCCGGCTCGAATACAATCCCGCGCCGCCGTTCAACGCAGGTTCGCCCGACACCGCGCCGGCTGAACTGGTCGCGATGTTCAAGGAGAAGATCGCGCCGAGCCGGCAGCGCCGCGGCGACGCGATCGCCCGCGCGGCGGCGAGGCTCGAGCAACGAAAAATATCGGCGGCGTAACAATGCTCCGTCAGAATGGTCTTCTCAGCATGACGGGAATTTCGACCTCATCCTGAGGAGCGGCGTCTTCGCCGCGTCTCGAAGGATGGCCGCGAGTCGGTGCGTTGCGGCCATCCTTCGAGACGCTTGCTTCGCAAGCTCCTCAGGATGAGGTCGAAGATGCAGAAAGAAGATGCAGAAAAAGGCCGCCTGGTTGCCCAGACGGCCTTTCCTGTCCTACGGTGGCTCCACATTGACGGGCGATCTCAGAACATCCGCACCGGGGGCCTATCTCCCGGCCGCATTCTGATCGGCAGCCGCTGCAAATCGGGACAGTCGCGAACTGGAGCCCGAACCGACGCGATGGTCTCCCATCTCCGTAAGATGACCCATTGAGCCATCATCGCGTGGAGACGGCAACAGCGCGCTGAAAGCTATCCCCGCTGTCACCGTTGTTCACAGGGGCTCACGTCGCTTGCGCCGTCATTCCCGGGCGCGCGTCAGCGCGAACCCGGAATCTCGACGTTGTCGCGCGGGATTCCGGGTTCACCCCTGCGGGCTGCCCCGCAATGACGATGGTTGGTGTCAGCTTCCCGGCGTCCACGGCTGATAGTCGCCGGTCGCCTTGGGGCGGTGGCCGCTGGCAAGCGTCGAGCCGGGCGGACGGTAGGCAAAGGGCGTTCCCGTCAGGTTCGGAAGGTGCGGCTTTTCCCACTCGCGCGGCGTATAGGCCTCCTCCGTCGGCGGGACATCGACGGTGTGATGCATCCAGCCGTGCCAGGATGGCGGTATCCGCGTCGCTTCGGCATAGCCGTTATAGATCACCCAGCGCCGCTCGAAGCCGAGCGACGGATCGATCTTGCCGCCCTTGGTGCGGTAATAGCGGTTGCCCTGCTCGTCCTTGCCCACGAGCTCGCCGAAGCGCCAGGTCCACAATTGCGTTCCAAACGTTTCGCCGTTCCACCAGGTGAATATCTTGAGAAAAAACTGTTTCATGGGGCCCGGCCGGTTCGAGACGCGCTGTCGGGCCGTGATGCCATCCGCAAGGCGAATTGTCCAGTAAAGCCAGGGCATGCGTGCCGATCGGCCCGCGGCCAACGGCGCTCGCGTGACCGATTGCCGCGGAACAGACAAGAATCCGTTCATTCCCCATACAGTTCCGCACTGGCAGGCTGATCTCACGCAGGATTGCTGAGGGTTTCCGGAACGTCCGCTCGCTCGGCGGGTTGAGCGACCATGTCCCACAAATGGAGCCGACGATGATCAATCTTAAGGTATTGAGTAGCGCTGCCGTGATCGCCCTGGCGTTGCCGATGGCCGCCTCGGCGGCTGGCCCGCATCCCGGCATCGGTGCCGCCTTCCGTGGCGGCGGTGCCGCGCCGATGGCGCATTTCAGCGCTGGCAGTCCGGCCGCACGATTTTACGGCGGCGGTGCCGGCTTCCATCCCGGCGGCGTCAGCGCGCCGGTTGCGGCGTATAGCGGCATCCGTCCCGGCGTGAGCGGCCCGGTCGCAGCCTATAGCGGCGGCCCCTATCGCGGCGGCTATGGCGGATGGCACCACCACGACCACGATCGCGGCCGCTTCGTGCCCGGCCTGGTGGCCGGCGCCCTGGTCGGCGGCGCGCTCGCGGCGGATAGCTACGCCTATTACGGTGGCCCGGATTACTATTACGGACCCGACTACGCCGATACGTATTACGACGACACCGCGGTGGTTGCAGAGGCTCCGGTGCCGGTGGGTGATGACGCGGTCACTTACTGCATGCAGCGCTATCGTTCCTACGATCCCGCGTCAGGAACCTATCTGGGTTACGACGGGTTGCGACACCCCTGCCCGTAACTGGATGCGTGCTGTCGCTGGCGCGCGTCAGGATCGCGTCGCCAGCGCCACGCCTGCGAGCGTAAAGATCAGCGCCGCGATCTGGCCGGGGCCGAGCGGCTCATGCAGCGCGAGCGCCGCCGTCACCACGCCGATCACCGGCACCGCCATGGTGCCGATCGCGGCCACCGACGCCGGCAGCCGCGCCAGCGCCGCAAACCAGCTGACATAGGCGACGCAGAACTGGACCACGGTCGCGCCGATCAAAAGCGTCCAGTCGAACTCGGACAATGTCGCCCAATCCGCCTTCTCGATCACGAGGCCAGCGATCGCGACCGGCGTGCAGCCGATCCCGACCTGCCAGGCAGCCGCCGACAGCGGCGGCAGATGGAGCGGCAGCTTTTTTGCCAGAACTGTGCCGAGCGCAAAGCCGAAGGCTCCGGCGAGCGCCATGATGATGCCCGGCAGCTTTTCCAGGCTCCCCGCAAAGCCGTTGCCGCCCATGATCGCCGCAAGCCCCGCGAACGCCATGGCGAGCGAAATGACGCGCAGCAGATTTGGCCGCTCGCCGAGGATCGGCCATGCCAGGATCGAGGCCCATACCGGCATGGTGTAGGCGATCAGCGCCGCCTCGCTCGCCGGCAGCCAGAGCAGCGCCAGTCCCATCAGCACCATCCAGCAGCCGACATTGAGTGTCGCGGCCACCACCAGTCGCGGCCAGAGCTTTGCCGGCACGCGCAGGCTCTGGCCGCTCAGGATCGCCAGCAGCGCCAGCAGAACCGCGCCGAACACGCCGGTGGAACCGCGCAAGGTCAGCGGCGGCAGGTCGCTCAGGAGATATTTTGTGATCGGCCAATTGAAGCCCCAGCCGACCGACGTCAGGGCGAGGAACATCAGTCCCGCGGGCGTGATGCGCGCACGCGCCGGCGTCGAATTTTGCAGTGTCATGGAAAGGGACCAGGTCGGGAATCACCGGCAATGTGGCCGTGATCGCGGCCGCTCGCCATCGATCGCCTTGCATGCCAGGGCGGCCTTCTCCGTAGCCCTGCGTGAGTCTCCTCAAGGCAACCCCCTCGCCCGCAATAAATAGTTACCCTGTGAACAACGGGACGAAGCCGGAATTGACCAGCCGCGACCAATTTTTTTCGCTTGGGAATCCCTGAGGACTCACTGATACTTGGCCACACAGCCAGCGGCGGGTGCCCCCTGGATTTCTCCCTTTTCCACCATATTTAGTATTTGATTCAGGAACTCGTACTAATCCTTGACGGGCGCGAGGGAGTTGTCCTAGCTTTCATCCTGTTCGGCGCGAGTGAGTTTGGGTCCCGCCGGTCGCTTCCAGAAGGGTTCCAGATTGACCACGCCGGTTGCCGGTCGAGGCAGCCTGTATGGGCTTTTTTGTCCTAAATCCGGGGGGATTTCGGAGCGCTAAAGCGAGCCAAAAACGGCTCAGGTTTTGTTGAGTTGGGGCGTTGAGAGCATGACCTGAAGACCCGGAACGTGGGGCGTTCCGTCAGGACATGCGGCAGCAAGATCGATGCGCGCATCGATCAGAGAGCCAGAGAAAAGGGCCGGGTCCACCGGTAGAGCTTGCGGACCAAAAGTTCGCTCAAGGAACATCACCCGGCGCCGTGACAAGCGGTCCGGTCAAAAACAACGGGGCATACGAAGATGCGAATCGAACGACGCAACACCACTTCTGGCCAGTCACCCTACGACAGGATTGATTTCAGATTGACGACATCTGAGATCCGCAATCCCGACGGCTCGGTGGTTTTCCGTCTCGAAAATGTCGAAGTGCCGGAATTCTGGTCGCAGGTCGCCTCCGACGTGCTGGCGCAGAAGTATTTTCGTAAAGCCGGCGTCGCGGCCCGCCTGAAGAAGGTCGAGGAAGAGACCGTGCCGTCCTGGCTGTGGCGCTCGGTGCCGGACGTCGAGGCGCTCGCGGACTTGCCGGAAGCGCAGCGCTATGTCAGCGAGCTCTCGGCCAAACAGGTGTTCGATCGCCTCGCCGGCTGCTGGACCTATTGGGGCTGGAAGGGCGGATATTTCTCATCCGAAGAAGACGCGCGCGCCTTCTTTGACGAGCTTCGCTACATGCTCGCAAAGCAGATGGTGGCGCCGAACTCGCCGCAATGGTTCAACACCGGATTGCACTGGGCCTACGGCGTCGATGGCCCCGGCCAGGGCCACTATTATGTGGACTGGAAGACCGGCAAGCTGACAAAATCAAAGTCGGCCTACGAGCATCCGCAGCCGCACGCCTGTTTCATCCAGGGCATCGAGGACGACCTCGTCAACGAGGGCGGCATCATGGACCTCTGGGTGCGCGAAGCGCGGCTGTTCAAATACGGCTCCGGCACGGGCTCCAATTTTTCGCGGCTGCGCGGCGAAGGCGAAAAGCTTTCCGGCGGCGGCCGCTCGTCCGGCCTCATGAGCTTCCTCAAGATCGGCGACCGCGCCGCCGGTGCGATCAAGTCGGGCGGCACCACGCGCCGCGCCGCCAAGATGGTGGTGGTTGACGCCGATCACCCCGATATCGAGACCTATATCGACTGGAAGGTGAAGGAAGAGCAGAAGGTCGCGGCCCTCGTGACCGGCTCAAAACTCAACCAGAAGCACCTCAAGGCCGTCTTGAAAGCCTGCGTCAATTGCGAAGGCTCCGGCGACGATTGCTTTGACCCCGAAAAAAACCCAGCGCTGCGGCGGGAGATAAAGCTCGCGCGCCGTGCGCTGGTCACCGACGCGATGATCAAGCGCGTGATCCAGTTTGCAAAGCAGGGCTATAAGGAGATCGATTTCCCGATCTACGACACCGACTGGGACTCGGAGGCCTATCTCACCGTCTCCGGCCAGAACTCCAACAACTCGGTGTCGCTGAAGGACGATTTTCTTCGCGCGGTGGAGACCGATGGCGACTGGAACCTGATCGGCCGCACCAACAAGAAGATCACCAAGACCCTGAAAGCCCGCGATCTCTGGGAAAAGATCGGCTACGCCGCCTGGGCCTCGGCCGATCCCGGCCTGCACTTCAACACCACCATGAACGACTGGCATACCTGCAAGGCGTCCGGCGACATCCGCGCGTCAAATCCGTGCTCGGAATACATGTTTTTGGATGACACCGCCTGCAATCTGGCATCCGCCAATCTCTTGACGTTCTATAACACCACCCCCACCCATCCCTCCCCCGCAAGCGGGGGAGGGTCAGGGAGGGGGCGCTTCGACGTGGATGCCTATGAGCATCTCTGCCGCTTGTGGACCATCGTGCTCGAAATCTCCGTGATGATGGCGCAATTCCCGTCAAAAGCGATCGCCGAACTCTCGTATGAGTTCCGCACGCTGGGCCTCGGCTTTGCGAATATCGGCGGTCTCCTCATGACCATGGGTCTGTCTTACGACTCGAAGGAAGGCCGCGCGCTGTGCGGCGCGCTGACCGCGATCATGACCGGCGTCTCCTATGCGACGTCGGCCGAGATGGCGAAAGAGCTCGGCCCCTTCCCCGGCTACAAGAAGAACGCCAACCACATGCTGCGGGTGATCCGCAACCATCGCCGCGCCGCGCATGGCGAATCGCGTGGTTATGAAGCTTTGGCCGTCAATCCGGTGCCGCTCGATCACGCCTCGTGCAAACAGGCCGACATCGTCGACCATGCAAAGGCCGCATGGGACCTGGCGCTCGAGCTCGGCGAACTCCATGGCTACCGCAACGCGCAGACCACAGTGGTGGCGCCGACCGGCACCATTGGCCTCGTGATGGATTGCGATACCACCGGCATCGAGCCTGACTTTGCGCTGGTGAAATTCAAAAAGCTCGCCGGCGGCGGCTATTGGAAAATCATCAACCGCGCGGTCCCCGAGGCGCTGCGTGTGCTCGGCTACCGCGAAAACGAGATCGCCGAGATCGAAGCCTATGCCGTCGGCCACGGCTCGCTCTCGAATGCGCCCGCGATCAACGTTTCCACCTTGAAAACCAAGGGCTTCACCGACGAAGCTCTCGCAAAAGTGGAAGCCGCCCTTCCGACCGCGTTCGACATCAAATTCGCCTTCAACAAGTGGACGTTCGGTGAGGACTTCCTCCGCGATACCCTGAAGATCGACCCCGAAGCCATTGCCGCGCCTAACTTTGACCTGCTCACCGCGATCGGCTTCACAAAGCGTGAGATCGAGGCCGCCAACGTGCACATCTGCGGCGCGATGACGGTGGAAGGCGCGCCGCATCTCAAGGCCGAGCACTACAACGTGTTCGACTGCGCCAATCCCTGCGGCAAGGTCGGCAAGCGCTATCTGTCTGTGGAAAGCCACATCCGCATGATGGCGGCATCGCAGCCGTTCATTTCGGGTGCGATCTCAAAAACCATCAACATGCCGAACGACGCCACGGTGGAGGATTGCAAGGAAGCCTATCTCCTGTCCTGGAAACTCGCGCTGAAAGCCAACGCGCTCTATCGCGACGGCTCAAAACTCTCGCAGCCTTTGAACTCGCAACTGATCAGCGACGAGGACGAGGAAGAGGATGCCGTCGAGGCGTTCTACGACAAGCCGATGGCCGCGCGCACCGCGCAGATTTCGGAAAAGGTGGTGGAGCGGCTGGTCGAGCGCATCATCGTGATGCGCGAGCGCGAAAAAATGCCGGATCGCCGCAAGGGCTACACGCAAAAGGCCGTGGTCGGCGGCCACAAGGTCTATTTGCGCACCGGCGAATATGATGACGGCCGTCTCGGCGAGATCTTCATCGACATGCACAAGGAAGGCGCGGCGCTTCGTTCGTTCATCAACAACTTCGCCATCGCGGTGTCGCTGGGTCTGCAATACGGTGTGCCGCTGGAAGAATATGTCGACGCCTTCACCTTCACCCGCTTCGAGCCCGCCGGCCCCGTGCAGGGCAACGACTCGATCAAATACGCGACCTCGATCCTCGACTATGTCTTCCGCGAACTCGCGGTCAGCTACATGAGCCGGTTTGACCTCGCCCATGTCGACCCCTCCGAGTCGAATTTCGACGCCATGGGTAGAGGCGTCGAGGAAGGCAAGGTGCCGGAGGGCAACAAGTACCTGTCGAAGGGCCTGACCCGCTCGCGCACGGATAATCTCGTCGTCATGCGCGGCGCCACCGAACCGCAAACCGAAGCGCGCCCGCCCAGCAACGTCACCTCGATGTCCTCCCACAGCGCATCCGCCCGCGCCTCCGACGCCGTGGAAGGCGCGGTGGCGCTGAAGCAGGAAGCCCTGCACGATCTGTCGCCGACGGAAAAGCTGGAGGCGTTGCAGTGGAGCAAGGCGGGAGCCGCGCAACAAGCGGCACCGTCAAAGGCCGAACGCCGGGCGGAAGCCAAGGCCAAAGGCTATGAGGGCGAGATGTGCGGGGAGTGCGGGAATTTTACGCTGGTGCGGAATGGCACCTGCATGAAGTGCGATACGTGTGGGTCCACGACGGGGTGTTCGTGAGGTAAATACAACAGACAGAATAGCAAAAGGCCGCTCTCACGAGCGGCCTTCGGTTTATGTGCATGATCGACGCGACACGCAAAATGAATGAAGCCGACGTCCGCGAAGATGTTGCTATGCCACTTCTCCGAGCGTTGGGCTATGCGGCCGGAACTGCAAACGACATCATCCGTGAAAAGGCACTTGAATATCCAAATAACTTTCTTGGCAGGAAAAAGAAGGCTGACCCGCCTCTCCGCGGCCGGGCCGATTATATATTGACTGTACTCGGCGCAGGCTCTTGGACATTAGAAATTAAGGCAGAGGAAGTCGAAATAGACAGGGACGCAATCGAGCAAGCCATTACATACGCGCGTCACCCACAAGTTTCAGGCAGCTACGCAGCGGTCCTAAATGGACGACGCTTCGTTGCGTTTCACAACACGCAGCGATCAGACGAACCGCTGCTAATTGACTTGCCAGTAGCGGAGATCACCGAACTCGCAAAGGCGTTAGAGAATACATTATCGCCGCACGCTGTTCGGCAAAATTGCTCTCCGCCCAAAGTCGATTTGGAAATGCCACTAGCTGCGGGACTTAGGTCCAGCGCAACAATTTCCAAGGCCTCGATTCTCTATGACAGATTCTCCTGGCGCAGCAACATCCCAGTCCCAAAGGAAGCCGTGGCTACTCTCGACGAAAGTTGCCGGAGGATGTCCGGACTTCGAGTGAGCGCTTCAGGAGGTTGGATAAAGCGAGACGAAAGGTCACGCATAACCGCCAAACTAGAATGGCTTTTTCCGAACGATGATCTGCGGAAATTTGCCGAGCAAAAACAAATCGCAGATATGGAATATGTTTGCCTGACTTCAACGCTCTCCGAAGATCCGCTTAAACCGACCATTTTTCATATCGTGGGAAAGATCGATATCGAAGCAGGCGATAGTCTATTCGATATGGCCACCTGGAGAACAAAAATTGCTGGGATCGACGCTGTATTGGCGTACGGCGGACAAGCTACAGGCTTTCTCGAGGCGGGAATATTCCAAGGCACCGTCGAGGCAAAATATGAAATTACGTTCCCCACAATGCCTGCGCTTCGGATAATTCAATCTGGGTTTGGAAAACTAGAGCTTTCCATACTTCGTTAGTAAGCGTAGCCCGGATGGAGCGCAGCGAAATCCGGGGCAGTCTCATTGACATCGCGATCCCGGATTGCACCGCGCTCCATCCGGGCTACGATCGAGCTCGATTGCATCGAGAGATTGCAGTCGACAGCCCGTAGGGCGGAATAGCGGAGCGTATTCCGCCAATCTACGCGCACCGGTCGGCGCAATACGCGGAGCCTGTCATCGGGCGCGTTCGCGCGACCCGTTGGCTATTGCGCCCTACGCGCTTCCGCTTTCCCCCGATAGAACTACCCTTCCAGTGTGAATCCAACTCGCAACGTGACCTGGTAATGTCGGACAGACCCATTTTCGATATGGCCTCTCGTTTGCACGACTTCGAACCATTTCATCTCGCGAATGGTCTTTGATGCGCGGGTGATGGCATTTTGAACGGCATCTTCGATACTTTTTTCGGAAGATCCCACGAGTTCTAGTATCTTATAAACGTGATCCTTCATTTCAGTTGCTGGCATGGCGAGCCTCCGCTGGTGAGCCAGGTCTATTTTGAGCCAGGTCTATTTTGAGCCAGGTCTATTTTGAGCCAAGTCTATTCTGAACGACGTCTATTCTGAACGAGGTCTATTCTGAACGAGGTCTAACCTCTCGAGTTCCGCTACTTCCGCGAGGGGAGCTGGAGCGGACCGCAGGGATCGAACTCTACACCTTCAGAATGTCCGCAAGGGATCAATCGCTTTGGTTTGGCGATGTCCGCGCTAAAACGCGCGAGAGGCGCCGGGATGTCCCCGGCGGCTCGCGCGTTGCGTAGCGATGTGTTGCGACGCGCAGCGTCGCGTGGTGGAACGTTGCGATGCGCCAGGGGATGAGCCGAGGCGCGCCGCGTTGCCGACCGTGGTGTCGATAAGTCCTACGCCTCTCATCGACCAGGCTAACATGGCTGGTCGCGGGGCGACATCAAGACAGCGCTGCTGCCGTAGTCACCATCTTTTTCGATCGCGCCTAAAAAGCCGCGACTGCTGGAACGGGATGTAACAAAATCTGCAACGGCCGGTTTTGGCGCTGACGACTGCGATGCTTGCGCATGGTGCCGCTGAGCCACCGTGCCTGTCAAAAGCGTGATATGCTTAGGGTAAAGCAGCGGGAGGCCTGGATGCCAGAAGACGCCCTTATCGTCATAACAAGCGCCATCAAAACCGCTTTCATTGATCATCCCGGTTCTGGACACGGTACGACGTGGGACCAAGTCACGAAAAGTGACGAAGAAAGTATTCATCTCGCCAAGGCTGTGCTGGTTGCTCTTCGCAAAGCCGGATATTCCGTCACCAAGGTCGAGGACCAGAATGCCCCGAAGCCCTAGAGCATGATCCGGAAAAGTGGGCACCGGTTTTCCCTCGCGACAAACGCGAAGCGTTTGCGCGGAGATCACGCTCAAACAAAACGATAGAGCGGGATGACGATTCGAAGAAAAGTCATCACGCTCTAAGGGCGAGAAGCTCCTGCCGACTTGATCGGGGATGCCATTTTCCGGTGCCGCGTCTGCGTACGGGGCTACGGAAATAAAGCAGGAGGGGTCTGCCGATGATCGAAGGGATCAGCGCGGTCACACTGGGCACCCACGAGATGGCCCGAGCTTTCCGGTTCTACCGCGCGCTGGGGTTTGAGGTCCTGCATGGCGGCGAAGATTCGTCATTCGCCAGCTTTCGAGCAGGGACGAGCTATCTCAACCTCATCGCCCAGCCTGCCGAGCGGCGCTGGTCCTGGTGGGGGCGGGTAATCTTCTACGTTGCCGACGTTGACGCATTTTACGACCGTGCGCTCGCAGCGGGATATCTGCCAGCTACCGTGCCCCGCGATGCCGAATGGGGTGAGCGCTTCTTCCACCTCAATGACCCCGACGGCCACGAACTCAGTTTCGCCCGGCCTTTGTCCCCGGTTTCCGTCCAATAGAGCATGATCCGGAAAAGCATGCCCTCGGGCTTGGCCCGAGGGTGGAAACCGGTTTTCCCTCGCGACAAACGCCAAGCGCGCGGAGATGATCGATGCGGCCTGCGATCCCTATCGGCCCGAGCGTCACTACATGCGCGGGCCAGGCCCGAAATGGCACGCGAGGCAACAAACCCTCGTGGAAGCCGGTGCGCTCTGAACCAGCGTGGCCCAAACGAAGCCAGCTGGTCGCGCTTCCGCCCATTGAACCTTTGCCCGGCCATCAGCGTCAAATCCTTCGGGCAAAGCCATGATGCGAGCGGAAGGCCATGTTTATCAGCACAGCCGGGTGGAGTGGTCGGTTTGGCCTGGCGCTTGCGTCGCTGATCGCAGCGGGAGCATGTTCCATTGCCTTGGCCGCCCCGGTCGAAAAATCCGTGGCCGGCAAACAACTGCACTTTCCCGAGGGTCACTGGAGCGCGCTGCCGCAGGTCGGCCCTGACGGCAAGGTGCGGCAATGCGTCCTCGTCGCGCTGCGGCAGCGCACCGGCAAGGATGGCCCGGTCGATACGCATTTCTCGCTGAACATCAGCCGCGGCAGCGGTCTCACCTTCGCGATCCAGGATGACGGCCTGCCGATGGAAGAAGTTCTGGACGACCAGGCCGAGATCCTGATCGACAACACCGCCTTTCCCGCGGTCGGCTTCCCGGTCGCGAATGTAGCCTTCGCCTTCCACCCGGGCGATGCCGCTGGTAGCCTCGCGGCGCTCCGCAAGGCGATGCACATCACGCTGCGCTCGGATGGTGCTGGCATTGACTCCGGCGCCGTCAACATCGACCTGCCGGCGGAAGCCGTGAGCTGGCTCAGGCAGTGCGGCAAGACGTTCGACATCCCGATCGACAAGCCGACCGATCCCAATGCCCCGGATATGCCGGTGCCGCGGCAGCGCTCGGCGAAGATTGCGATCATGCCGGCGACACCGGCTGGAGCGCCGGGTATCGAGGACAAGCAGAAGATCGAGGGCTGGAATGCCTCCGAGCTGCGCGGCAGCGACGGCAGCATCCAGGCCTGCTACATCCGCCGCCATTATCTGCTGACAGGCTCGGAGCCGTTCTCGCGCACGTTGGGCACCTTGCTGATGCTGAGCCGCCGCCAGGGCCTCATCGTGGTATTGAAGGACTCCAAGCTCGATCTGCCCGAAGGTCAGCCGGTCGA is drawn from Bradyrhizobium lablabi and contains these coding sequences:
- a CDS encoding GlxA family transcriptional regulator, translating into MIGVLIFPDFQLLDAAGPISVFEIAARFAGAAPSIKVLAATPGPVRSSSGAEMLARGFRPSGAISTLIVAGGMGTRAPAICAKTLSFVRGLAKRGVRVAGVCSGAYILAEAGLLDGRRATTHWGRTRHFLSAYPKVKLEADQIFVRDGNIWTSAGITAGIDLALAMVTEDLGEEIAQKTARQLVLYHRRSGGQSQFSSLLELKAPSGRFGPLLTWAREHLDAPLTVEDLAEQAGMSSRHFARAFIAETGTTPSKAVERLRIEVARQRVQSSSEAIERVAQLTGFRDPERMRRAFIRAFGQPPQSLRRAARAG
- a CDS encoding NADH:ubiquinone oxidoreductase subunit NDUFA12; translation: MKQFFLKIFTWWNGETFGTQLWTWRFGELVGKDEQGNRYYRTKGGKIDPSLGFERRWVIYNGYAEATRIPPSWHGWMHHTVDVPPTEEAYTPREWEKPHLPNLTGTPFAYRPPGSTLASGHRPKATGDYQPWTPGS
- a CDS encoding cupin domain-containing protein; protein product: MTKYTALGALVGVSLLVSATSHAQSSKRTELTKGDLTGTNMEIVVGTVEVPPGASGVLHTHPGDEAYYIIDGATALLPDGKQINFEPGVARINVRDVPHGAFQVIGDKTLKLLTVHIVDKGKPMTVPVK
- a CDS encoding DMT family transporter — its product is MTLQNSTPARARITPAGLMFLALTSVGWGFNWPITKYLLSDLPPLTLRGSTGVFGAVLLALLAILSGQSLRVPAKLWPRLVVAATLNVGCWMVLMGLALLWLPASEAALIAYTMPVWASILAWPILGERPNLLRVISLAMAFAGLAAIMGGNGFAGSLEKLPGIIMALAGAFGFALGTVLAKKLPLHLPPLSAAAWQVGIGCTPVAIAGLVIEKADWATLSEFDWTLLIGATVVQFCVAYVSWFAALARLPASVAAIGTMAVPVIGVVTAALALHEPLGPGQIAALIFTLAGVALATRS
- a CDS encoding DJ-1/PfpI family protein; this encodes MSEPLQIGLVLFPKVTQLDFTGPLQVFSSVPGAKVHLIWKRIEPVASDTPLVLTPTVSFADCPQLDVICVPGGIGSDDMINDEEMLDFLRRQAVGAKYITSVCTGSLVLGAAGLLQGYRAATHWTAMEYLSSFGAVPTKTRVCVDRNRVTGGGVTAGIDFALTLVSMMVDQKAAEAVQLRLEYNPAPPFNAGSPDTAPAELVAMFKEKIAPSRQRRGDAIARAAARLEQRKISAA
- a CDS encoding BA14K family protein, with protein sequence MINLKVLSSAAVIALALPMAASAAGPHPGIGAAFRGGGAAPMAHFSAGSPAARFYGGGAGFHPGGVSAPVAAYSGIRPGVSGPVAAYSGGPYRGGYGGWHHHDHDRGRFVPGLVAGALVGGALAADSYAYYGGPDYYYGPDYADTYYDDTAVVAEAPVPVGDDAVTYCMQRYRSYDPASGTYLGYDGLRHPCP